From one Triticum aestivum cultivar Chinese Spring chromosome 4B, IWGSC CS RefSeq v2.1, whole genome shotgun sequence genomic stretch:
- the LOC123092605 gene encoding phosphate metabolism protein 8: MEFDERCLKVQEPKFDCLLFDLDDTLYPLSSGISSHVKTNIEAYMIEKLGIDESKIENLGNLLYKNYGTTMAGLRAIGYNFDYDEYHSFVHGRLPYDNIKPDPVLKQILKNMRIRKLIFTNGDMIHAVRALKRLGLEDCFEGIICFETLNPPCLLTPCDQAPEIFDIAGHFAGLGSADDLPRTPVLCKPNVGAMEAALRIANVNPYKAIFFDDSVRNIQAGKRIGLHTVLVGTSQRVKGADHALESIHNIREALPELWEEAEKAEDVLYADRVAIETSVTA, from the exons ATGGAGTTCGACGAGCGCTGCCTCAAGGTCCAGGAGCCCAAATTTGATTGCCTCCTCTTTG ACCTCGACGACACTCTGTACCCGCTGAGCTCGGGGATCTCATCACACGTCAAGACCAACATTGAAG CTTACATGATTGAGAAGCTGGGTATTGATGAGAGCAAGATCGAAAACCTTGGCAACCTGCTGTACAAGAACTATGGCACCACGATGGCGGGCCTCAGGGCAATTGGCTACAACTTCGACTACGATGAGTACCACAG CTTTGTCCATGGAAGACTGCCCTACGACAACATCAAGCCAGACCCCGTTCTGAAGCAGATTCTCAAGAACATGCGCATCCGCAAGCTC ATTTTCACCAACGGTGACATGATCCATGCCGTGAGAGCCCTCAAGAGGCTGGGCCTGGAGGACTGCTTCGAGGGGATCATCTGCTTCGAGACCCTGAACCCGCCGTGCCTGCTGACGCCGTGCGACCAGGCGCCCGAGATCTTCGACATCGCCGGCCACTTCGCCGGGTTAGGCAGCGCCGACGACCTGCCCAGGACCCCCGTCCTATGCAAGCCCAACGTGGGCGCCATGGAGGCGGCCCTCAGGATCGCCAACGTCAACCCTTACAAGGCG ATTTTCTTCGACGACAGCGTGCGCAACATTCAGGCAGGCAAGCGAATTGGCCTCCACACGGTGCTGGTTGGCACGTCGCAGCGGGTGAAGGGCGCGGATCACGCGCTGGAGAGCATCCACAACATCAGGGAGGCGCTGCCGGAGCTGTGggaggaggccgagaaggcggaggACGTCCTCTACGCCGATCGCGTGGCGATCGAGACCTCGGTGACCGCGTAA